AGCAGAAAGATGAATCTCATATCCAGGTGTTTTAAACCCTTCCAAACGTTTCCACTGCCTGCAAGAGATACTATGAGGACGGCTGCACCTATTCCTATGATCACCGGAAGAAGAATGTTTCGCTTCATACTCATCTCCTCTCCTTTGATGCTTGCTAAGAAAAAGATTAACACACGTGGTAATATTCTTTTGAGGAGGTGACCTGCATGTTCAATCTCGAAGAGTACACGGAAAAGGCCCAAAAAGTAATGATGAGCATTCAGGATATAATGACCAGATACAGGCAGAACCAGCTCTCCAGCGAACACATATTGCTTGCAATTCTTGAGGAAGGAAACAACGTTGGTGTGGAACTCCTGAAGGAGGTGAACGTGGATATAAACAGATTGAAAGACGACGTAGAAACGTTCATAGGGAAATACGGTGTCAGGGTCCCGGATGGAACATCCGTCTCCCAGATTTTCATAACACCGGACGCAAGACACGTGATAGAAAAGGCCCGCGAAGAAGCCAGAAGGATGGGAGACTCGAAGATAGGAACGGAGCATCTTCTTCTCGGAATGGTTCTTTCTCCCGACTCCACAGCATTTCGTATCCTTTCAAGGTACGGCGTGACACCAGAGAAAGTGTACGAAGCCATAAGAAAGATAAGAGCAGCTGGGAAAACGGACGAGGCAGAGAACATCGAAGCCTTGGCCCGTTTCACGGTGGATCTCACCCAGCTTGCCCGCGAGAAAAAGCTCATGCCCGTGGTGGATCGTGAGAAAGAAATCAGAAGGGTGATACAGATACTCTCACGTCGTACCAAGAACAATCCTGTTCTGATTGGAGATCCAGGGGTTGGAAAAACGGCCGTTGTTGAAGGACTTGCACAGAGAATTGTTGAAGGAAAGGTTCCCCTCTTTCTGAGAAACGTGAGGGTGCTCAAACTCGACATGGGAAGACTGGTCGCAGGAACACGCTTCAGAGGGGACTTCGAAGAAAGACTGAAACGTCTCCTCGATGAGTTGAGGAGGAAGAAGGGAGAAGTCGTCCTCTTCATAGACGAGGTACACACGGTCGTGGGTGCAGGAGCCGCCGAAGGCGCTCTCGACGCTGCGAATATCATGAAACCAGAGCTCACAACGGGAGAGATTCAAATAATAGGTGCCACCACTGTTGAAGAGTACAGAAAGTACATCGAAAAAGACAGAGCACTTGAAAGAAGATTTCAGCCCGTTCTGGTGGAGGAACCCACCGTTGAGCAAACGATAGAGATTCTGAAGGGACTCAGGAAAGTTTTCGAAGACCATCACAAGGTAAAGATAACGGACGATGCCTTGGAAGCTGCCGCAAAACTCTCCGCCCGCTATATAACCAACAGGTTTCTTCCGGACAAGGCGGTAGATCTAATAGACGAAGCGGCTTCTTACGTGAGACTAGAATCTTCGTATCCATCCGAGGAAATTTTGAAGCTGGAAAAAAAGATGAGAGATCTCGAGGATAGAATAAACGATGCCGTAGTGAGAGGAGAATACGAAGAGGCGGCAAAATTGAAAGTGGAGCTCCAGAAATTGAAAGAAGAGTACGAGAAAGCAAAGGAAAACCAGGAAAATATGGAACCCGTGGTCAACGAAAGCGTTGTGGCGAAAATTGTGGAACAGTGGACTGGAATTCCCGTGTCTCGCATCATGGAATCTGAAAAAGTCAAACTCCTGAAACTGGAAGAACTGATCCACCAGCGCCTGGTGAATCAGGAAGAAGCGGTGAGGATAGTGGCCCGTACCATCAGGCGAGCCAGGGTGGGGATCAAAAATCCGAGGAGACCCATCGGTGTCTTTCTCTTTTTGGGGCCAACCGGTGTTGGAAAAACCGAGCTTGCAAGAACTCTCGCCGATGTGCTCTTTGGAAGTGAAGACGCCATGATAAGGCTCGACATGAGCGAGTACATGGAAAAGCACTCCGTTGCAAGACTTATAGGAGCTCCTCCGGGATACGTGGGTTACGAGGAAGGTGGCCAGCTCACAGAGGCTGTGAGGAGAAGACCTTACAGTGTGGTACTGCTCGACGAGATAGAAAAGGCGCACCCCGATGTGTTTAACATATTGCTTCAAGTCTTTGAAGATGGGCGTCTGACAGATGGGAAAGGAAACACGGTGGATTTCAGAAACACCATCATCATCATGACGAGCAACATTGGAAGTGATAAGATTCTGGGGTCCTTGGAGAACGTCCGGCTCGAGATAGAAAAAGAGCTTCGAAACACCTTCAAACCGGAGTTTCTGAACAGAATAGATGCAGTTGTCTACTTCAAACCTCTCACAATGGATGAGGTGAAGAAGATCGTCGAGATCATGGTAAAACAACTTGGAGACATCCTGAAAGACAAAAGAATCACCCTCGAGCTCACTGAAAGGGCGAAGGAATACCTGGCCGAGGCAGGGTATGTTCCTTCACTCGGTGCAAGACCTCTCAGAAGAATCATCGAGCTCGAACTGGAGTCTATGGTAGCCGACAAGATCCTGGAGGGTGAAATAAGCGAGGGAGATCACATCGTGGTCGATGCTGACGAATACGGTCTGAAGATTGAGAGGAGGTGAAGATCCATGGAAGAGAGGAAAGAAAAACTCTCCATGAAGGATCTCATCCTCCTCTTTTTCAGTACTATAAGCGCAAGGTGCTGGGCAAGATTGGGCCTTACAGAAGACGAATACGGAGATTTCTACCAGGATCTCGGTGAGGCTCGTTTGGGTATAGATACGCTAGATGCGGTTTTCAACAAGATCAAAGACCTGGTGGACGAAAAGGTGCGTCGTGAAATGGAGGGAGTGCTCTCCACACTGAAACTCAATTATTTCCATCAGTATCAGAAGAGTCAGAAGAAGAAAGAGGCGAATCAGACATGAACGTTGCGGTACTGCTCGCTGCTGGGGAAGGAAAAAGGCTCGGTGAAAAGGTACCCAAGCAGTTTCTTGAGATAGAGGGAAGGATGCTTTTCGAATATCCTCTCAAGACACTCTTAGACAGCGATGTTATCGACGGTGTCGTGATCGTGGTGGCAAAAGATTGGATCGGCCGCGTGACAAAGAAAGCAAAGCACGAAAAGATCCTGGGAATCGTCGAAGGTGGCGATTCTCGAAGTCAGAGTGTCAGAAACGCTCTTAAGTTTCTTGAAAACATCAAGCCGTCGTACGTTCTCATACACGACTCGGCGCGTCCTTTTTTGAGAAAAGAGTACGTCGGAGCGGTTTTAAAAAAGGCCCAGGAAACCGGGGCGGCCACTCTTGCTCTGAGGAACTCAGACACACTCGTGAAACTCAGTGACTCGAAGATCAACTATGTTCCAAGAGATAGCATCTACAGGGTGCAAACACCTCAGGCCTTTTCATACGATCTGCTGAAAAAAGCGCACAGCGAAGGCAAAGAGTGGGCGGACGACACTGAGCCTGTTCACAGACTCGGTGTGGAGATATCCATTGTCGAAGGAGATGTCTTCTGTTTTAAAGTGACTTTCAAAAGCGACCTTGAACTTGCGAGGATTATCGCAAGAGAGTGGGAGAGGATAGAATGATTTACTATGGTACCATATTCGATCACAAAGTGAGATTTTCTATCGTCCGGATGAAAGAAGTGGTGGAAGAAGTAAGAAACCGGCACAATCTTTCTTATCTTGCCACGGTCGTTTTGGGAAGAGCCCTCATCGGTGCAGCATTGATGACACCGTGGCTCGCAGAAGGAGAACGATGGACCCTCGACATAGAGGGGGACGGCCCCATAAGAAAAGTGATCGCCCAGTCGACGAACAAGTTCACCGTCAGGGGGTACGTTGCAAATCCTTCCGTGGAGCTTCCTCTGAAAGAAAACAGGAAGTTCAACGTTTCTGGAGCGATCGGAAGGGGTGCCCTTAGGGTGATACGGGATCTTGGATTGAAAACTCCCTTCGTCTCCCAGGTTCCACTGGTGAGCGGAGAAATTGCTGAGGATCTTGCCTACTACTTCACCGTTTCCGAGCAGATTCCATCTGCCTTTTCTCTTGGGGTCCTCATGGATACAAGGGGTGTGAAAATAGCAGGAGGATTTGCTGTTCAGATTCTCGATAGGTCCCTTGAAAAAGAAAATGTGGAGATGATAGAAAATAACATAAAGAACCTTCCTTACGTCACAAAACTCTTTCAGGAGACAGAACCGCTGGACGTTTTGGAAATGATCTTCGGAGAGAAGGTGGGCTTCGTCGAAACAGCGGAGATAAGATACAGATGCGATTGCAACCGTGAGAAGGCAAAATCTGCTCTTCTTGTGCTGGATGAAAAAGAACTGGAAGATATGAGAAAGGAAGGAAAGGGAGAAGTAATCTGCAAGTGGTGCAGCACGAAATATGTCTTCTCTGAAGAGGAATTAAGAGAGCTTCTCAAGCTCAAGAAAAACAGTGCGAGTTCCTGAAGGGTTCGAGATCTTCAAAAATCTTTCTGTGATCTCAAGGACAATTTTTTCGCTTTCCATGCGGGCAAGGGTGCTTCTCAATTTCTTTGAGGGAAAGACCACGAGGAAATCCCTGCCCGGCTCTACGAACAGTTCCGCGGTATAGCTCAGATTCTTTTTCTTCACAACTATCTTCATTATATCGTTTTTTCTTGAAAGTGTGGCATAAGACCCTTTTGAGATCACCGCTGCTTTTCTCACAAGCTTGGCAAGGATCTCTTTTCTTGACTCCAATCTTTCAATGGTCTCTTCCACCAAGATGTTTTTGAGAGCCTCTTTTTCTACCATGTCCACCCTGTCTCCGCAGACCTCCATGATGAGATAGGGGTATTTCACCACCAGTTTTCCTGATTTTTCGTAAAAGTCCAGAGTTTGAACGTTCAGTCTCTGAAGGGCTTTGAAGATGTGTCTCACCGTTACGTAGGGTATTTTCAAGGAGAAAGAAGTCGTGGGAACGGCGGAGACCTGAGAGAGAGTCACTATATCCGAAGAAGGTCCGAACATCAACACACTCTTCTCCTCAAAGAGGAAGATCAGAAATTCTCCTTCGTCCAGATTCGAGCTGGCAAAGTTGATCGATCTTTCAAACTCGCGCTTGGAAAGTGTGCAGAGGAACTCCTCCTTTCCATTTTCAGGTGGGATCTCCCCCACCTTACATTTGACATCCAGTACCTCGTTTCCTGCCTTCAAAACGAGATGATCT
This is a stretch of genomic DNA from Thermotoga sp.. It encodes these proteins:
- a CDS encoding ATP-dependent Clp protease ATP-binding subunit, with amino-acid sequence MFNLEEYTEKAQKVMMSIQDIMTRYRQNQLSSEHILLAILEEGNNVGVELLKEVNVDINRLKDDVETFIGKYGVRVPDGTSVSQIFITPDARHVIEKAREEARRMGDSKIGTEHLLLGMVLSPDSTAFRILSRYGVTPEKVYEAIRKIRAAGKTDEAENIEALARFTVDLTQLAREKKLMPVVDREKEIRRVIQILSRRTKNNPVLIGDPGVGKTAVVEGLAQRIVEGKVPLFLRNVRVLKLDMGRLVAGTRFRGDFEERLKRLLDELRRKKGEVVLFIDEVHTVVGAGAAEGALDAANIMKPELTTGEIQIIGATTVEEYRKYIEKDRALERRFQPVLVEEPTVEQTIEILKGLRKVFEDHHKVKITDDALEAAAKLSARYITNRFLPDKAVDLIDEAASYVRLESSYPSEEILKLEKKMRDLEDRINDAVVRGEYEEAAKLKVELQKLKEEYEKAKENQENMEPVVNESVVAKIVEQWTGIPVSRIMESEKVKLLKLEELIHQRLVNQEEAVRIVARTIRRARVGIKNPRRPIGVFLFLGPTGVGKTELARTLADVLFGSEDAMIRLDMSEYMEKHSVARLIGAPPGYVGYEEGGQLTEAVRRRPYSVVLLDEIEKAHPDVFNILLQVFEDGRLTDGKGNTVDFRNTIIIMTSNIGSDKILGSLENVRLEIEKELRNTFKPEFLNRIDAVVYFKPLTMDEVKKIVEIMVKQLGDILKDKRITLELTERAKEYLAEAGYVPSLGARPLRRIIELELESMVADKILEGEISEGDHIVVDADEYGLKIERR
- a CDS encoding DUF1844 domain-containing protein, producing MEERKEKLSMKDLILLFFSTISARCWARLGLTEDEYGDFYQDLGEARLGIDTLDAVFNKIKDLVDEKVRREMEGVLSTLKLNYFHQYQKSQKKKEANQT
- the hslO gene encoding Hsp33 family molecular chaperone HslO; translation: MIYYGTIFDHKVRFSIVRMKEVVEEVRNRHNLSYLATVVLGRALIGAALMTPWLAEGERWTLDIEGDGPIRKVIAQSTNKFTVRGYVANPSVELPLKENRKFNVSGAIGRGALRVIRDLGLKTPFVSQVPLVSGEIAEDLAYYFTVSEQIPSAFSLGVLMDTRGVKIAGGFAVQILDRSLEKENVEMIENNIKNLPYVTKLFQETEPLDVLEMIFGEKVGFVETAEIRYRCDCNREKAKSALLVLDEKELEDMRKEGKGEVICKWCSTKYVFSEEELRELLKLKKNSASS
- the ispD gene encoding 2-C-methyl-D-erythritol 4-phosphate cytidylyltransferase, yielding MNVAVLLAAGEGKRLGEKVPKQFLEIEGRMLFEYPLKTLLDSDVIDGVVIVVAKDWIGRVTKKAKHEKILGIVEGGDSRSQSVRNALKFLENIKPSYVLIHDSARPFLRKEYVGAVLKKAQETGAATLALRNSDTLVKLSDSKINYVPRDSIYRVQTPQAFSYDLLKKAHSEGKEWADDTEPVHRLGVEISIVEGDVFCFKVTFKSDLELARIIAREWERIE